From Apium graveolens cultivar Ventura chromosome 9, ASM990537v1, whole genome shotgun sequence, the proteins below share one genomic window:
- the LOC141686381 gene encoding uncharacterized protein LOC141686381, with amino-acid sequence MVETDPERKIKVFRTDCGREFNSREFSAYYEENGIVRHLTAPYTPQQNGVVERRNRTVVEMVRSFIKQMQMPTSLWGEAARLTLSGVTPYEALKYEKPNIGHIKVFGCKAYMKVPNSLTKKLDDRCRSVVNSGKEPGIKESKETNMQQNELTVLEMQTPDELIPNDSGGSNSPIVPSQSGTSMISTESSTQDNGSENSTSNFSSPVHSTQSYNQSNEDENVDGSTEPRKYKSINDIYENTEPIELQEEELLLMGVDEPMNYNHAMKKKCWRQAIKVEMDSIERNDTWTLSDLP; translated from the exons ATGGTTGAAACTGATCCTGAAAGAAAAATCAAGGTTTTCAGAACAGATTGTGGGAGGGAGTTTAATTCAAGGGAATTCTCCGCATattatgaagaaaatggaattgtcaGGCACCTCACGGCTCCATatactccacaacaaaatggagttgtggaGCGTAGAAACCGGACAGTGGTAGAAATGGTTAGAAGTTTCATAAAGCAAATGCAGATGCCAACAAGTCTCTGGGGTGAGGCTGCGAGGCT GACGTTGTCAGGTGTGACTCCATACGAGGCCTTGAAATATGAGAAGCCAAACATAGGACACATCAAGGTTTTTGGTTGCAAGGCGTATATGAAGGTACCAAACAGTTTAACAAAAAAGCTCGACGATCGTTGCAGAAGTGTGGTGAACTCCGGTAAAGAGCCAGGTATAAAG GAGAGTAAAGAAACCAATATGCAGCAGAACGAGTTGACTGTGTTGGAGATGCAAACTCCAGACGAGCTCATTCCAAATGATAGTGGTGGTTCTAACAGTCCAATAGTTCCTTCACAGTCAGGAACCTCGATGATTTCTACAGAGTCAAGCACACAAGACAATGGGAGTGAGAATTCAACAAGTAATTTCAGCAGCCCAGTACATTCTACACAGTCATATAATCAAAGCAATGAAGATGAAAATGTGGATGGCAGTACGGAGCCAAGAAAATACAAAAGTATTAATGACATCTATGAGAATACTGAGCCAATTGAGTTGCAGGAGGAGGAATTATTGCTTATGGGGGTAGATGAACCTATGAACTACAACCATGCAATGAAGAAAAAATGTTGGAGGCAAGCTATAAAGGTCGAGATGGATTCTATAGAAAGAAATGATACTTGGACTCTGAGTGATCTTCCATAG